The Flavobacterium faecale genome has a segment encoding these proteins:
- a CDS encoding glycoside hydrolase family 28 protein: MKNNTLLKMALIAIAVISFFNFETKKTWDVRDFGAKGDNNTLNTKAIQSAIDACNQSGGGTVLIEDGIYISGTLLLKDNVTLKVENNTTLLGSDNPNDYISIDPFVDATGQLRGKCLVGAIDVKNIGIIGKGTIDGRGELFTPKKVEETLKRIGEKEKLSQLDLKESALYDGGKVKKFDRPFLVRLVRSSTILLKDIHLRQPAAWTLHIFQCNDFEIDKIDIHSHANQNNDAIDIDSSTNGLIKNCTIDYGDDAICFKTTSPKPTQNIKVLNCKIKSEWGAIKFGTESMGDFRDITVKDCFIHDTRGGGIKILSVDGANINNVLIDNIKMENVEMPIFIRLGERGLVYRDTPKQPVGTINNVVISNINAVSRKLEDCRIKPTVGFFFTGTPNHKIGNIKLKNIKISLPGGGTEKDNEIIVPENELQYPEFTKLGAVPAYGMYARHIEKLETKNIHFSLQNSDKRKEIVLEDVN; this comes from the coding sequence ATGAAAAACAATACGCTTCTTAAAATGGCACTAATTGCAATTGCCGTAATTTCCTTTTTCAATTTCGAAACCAAAAAAACTTGGGATGTTCGTGATTTTGGAGCCAAAGGAGATAACAATACGCTAAACACAAAAGCCATTCAGTCCGCAATTGACGCTTGTAATCAATCTGGCGGGGGAACTGTTCTTATTGAAGACGGAATCTACATTTCGGGTACGCTATTATTAAAAGATAATGTAACCCTAAAAGTAGAGAACAATACAACACTTTTGGGTAGCGACAACCCAAATGATTACATTAGCATTGATCCTTTTGTCGATGCCACAGGACAACTGCGCGGAAAATGTTTGGTTGGAGCCATAGATGTAAAAAACATCGGGATTATTGGAAAAGGTACTATCGATGGCCGAGGAGAACTTTTTACACCCAAAAAAGTAGAAGAAACGCTAAAACGCATTGGCGAAAAAGAAAAACTGTCGCAACTGGACTTAAAAGAAAGTGCTTTGTACGACGGTGGAAAAGTCAAAAAATTTGACCGCCCGTTTTTGGTTCGTTTGGTGCGTTCCAGCACTATTTTATTAAAGGACATTCACCTTCGTCAGCCTGCTGCTTGGACATTGCACATCTTTCAATGCAACGATTTTGAAATCGATAAAATTGATATTCACAGTCACGCCAATCAAAATAATGATGCCATAGATATTGATTCTAGCACCAACGGATTGATTAAAAATTGTACGATTGATTATGGTGACGATGCGATTTGTTTTAAAACAACCAGCCCAAAACCGACACAAAATATAAAAGTGCTTAATTGTAAAATTAAAAGCGAATGGGGTGCCATAAAATTTGGTACCGAGTCCATGGGCGACTTTCGCGACATTACTGTAAAAGATTGTTTTATACATGATACAAGAGGTGGTGGAATCAAAATTTTGAGTGTTGATGGAGCCAATATCAACAACGTTTTGATAGACAACATCAAAATGGAAAATGTAGAAATGCCTATTTTTATTCGCTTAGGTGAACGTGGATTGGTCTATCGTGACACACCCAAACAACCCGTAGGTACGATTAATAATGTGGTTATTTCCAACATTAATGCCGTTTCTAGAAAACTAGAAGATTGCCGAATCAAACCTACCGTTGGTTTCTTTTTCACCGGTACACCCAACCATAAAATTGGGAATATCAAATTGAAAAACATCAAAATCAGTTTACCTGGTGGTGGAACTGAAAAAGACAACGAAATTATAGTTCCCGAAAATGAATTACAATATCCCGAATTCACAAAACTTGGCGCCGTTCCTGCTTATGGTATGTATGCTCGACACATCGAAAAATTAGAAACAAAAAACATCCATTTCTCTTTGCAAAACAGTGATAAACGAAAAGAAATTGTGCTGGAGGATGTTAATTAA